Below is a window of Saccharomonospora viridis DSM 43017 DNA.
TGGACACTCTTTCGTAATCTGGCCGAGATCTCGCGCGAGTCAGCCGTTCCACCGGGGTCGGCGACGCGAGATCGCCGCCGAAACAGCTTGTCGGGGAGCTGTGCCGGATGCGGCTGTAACAAACGACGACGAACGACGAAATCCGATACCGGGTATCGAAAGCAGTTGGTGTGAATGCCGTACCCGGTGCGGTGCCGTCGAAAACAGCCGTGGCGAGGCATGGAGGCCTGCCCGCCTCGCTCGTCGACGCCGTACCCGGTAGGCGGCTGAAAAAGCAAAGGAGACACACGCGACGTGCGGTCGCATCCCGTAAAACGTGTGGTATCTGGAGCGCTGGCGGCGTTCGCTGTGATGGCGACCGTCACCTTCACCCAGGCGCCGGCCGCGGCGACACCCACGCTCCCGGCTCCGCAGCAACCCCAGAGCAGCTCCGACGCTCTGGAGAAATATCGGGAGATCGCCAGAAAAGCCGAGAAGCTCAACGAGGACTACCTCAAGGCCCAGGAGGACCTGGAAGCCAAGAAGGCGGAACTCGCCAAGTTCAACAAGGCTTTGAAGAAGGCGAAGGCCGCCGAGGCGAAGGCGCGTGCCGACGAGGAGGAGTTCCGTAAGGAGGTCGACAGGTTCGCGGGCGTGTCGTTCACCAGCGGCGCGCAGCTGAACAAGATGTCGGCGCTGCTCGCGGGCGACTCTCCGCAGGAGTTCCTCGACCGGTCCTCGGCGATCGATCTTCTCGCGACGGACAAGAACCGAGCGCTGAAGGCGCTCAAGGACGCCGTGACCAGGGCGGAGGAGAGCCGGAGCGAGGCGGCCGAAGCGCAGCAGAAGGCGAAGGAGGCCAAGGACAAGGCCGCCAAGATCGCCGCCGACCTGAGGGTCCGCAAGGAGAAGCTGGAGGAAAAGAAGGCGGAGCTGGCCGCCCAGGCGGGTCTGCTCAGCGAGGCGGACAAGGCCGAGCAGCAGGACACGGGACCCGACGTGGGCCCGATCACGGCGCCCGGCCCGGCCGCGCAGGTGGCGATCGACGCCGCGATGAGCAGGCGCGGTAAGCCGTACGTGTACGGCGCCACGGGACCGGACTCCTTCGACTGCTCCGGGCTGACCCAGTGGGCCTATGCCCAGGCGGGCATCAGCATTCCGCGCACCAGTTCGGCGCAGTCGCAGTTCGGCACCCCGGTGCCGAGGTCGCAGTTGCAGCCGGGCGACCTGGTGTTCTTCTACTCGCCGGTGTCGCACGTCGGCATCTACATCGGCAACAACATGATGGTGCACGCGCCCAGCTCGGGTGACGTGGTGAAGGTGGCCTCGCTGGACGGCCAGCAGTACAACAGCGCACGTCGGGTCGCCTGACCCGCCGTCTGTGAATGCCCCCACCGGGGCGGGATAGTCTCGGCACCATGCCTCGCACGTTGTTGGTGACCAACGATTTCCCGCCCCGGCCCGGGGGCATTCAGTCGTATCTGCACTCGTTGGCCACCCGATTGCCCGCCGAGGATCTGGTGGTCTACGCCCCTTCATGGGAGAGGGGCTCGGGATCCCACAGCAAGTTCGACGCCGAGCAACCGTTCGAAGTGGTGCGGCACCCCACGTCGTTGATGTTGCCGACGGCGGATGTGCTGCGGCGGGCGAGGCAGTTGGTGCGTTCGCGGCGTTGCGAAACCGTGTGGTTCGGTGCCGCCGCCCCGCTGGCGTTGCTCGCCGAGCCGTTGCGGAGGGCGGGGGCGAGCCGTGTGGTCGCCTCCACGCACGGACACGAGGTCGGTTGGTCCATGCTCCCGGCGGCCAGGCAGGCCCTGCGTCGTATCGGGAACACCGTCGACGTCGTCACGTTCGTCAGCCACTACACCCGCCGTCGGTTCGCCTCGGCCTTCGGGCCGTTGGCGGGACTGGAACACTTACCGTCCGGAGTGGACACGACGGTGTTCCGTCCGGACGACGCCGCGCGGGCGGAGCTGCGCGCCCGGTACGGACTCGGCGACCGACCCACGGTGGTGTGCGTCTCGAGGCTGGTGCCGCGCAAGGGGCAGGACATGTTGGTGCGGGTGTTGCCCGAGCTGCGGCGCCGGGTCCCCGAGGCCGCGTTGCTGCTCGTGGGCGGCGGCCCGTACCGGGGCGTTCTCACCTCCTTGGCCGAACAGTGCGGCGTCGCGGAGCACGTGATCTTCACCGGGTCCGTGCCGTGGGAGGAACTGCCCGCTCATTACGCGGTCGGTGACGTCTTCGCGATGCCGGCCCGGACCCGTGGCAAGGGACTCGACGTCGAAGGACTCGGCATCGTCTATCTCGAGGCGTCGGCGACGGGACTGCCGGTGGTGGCGGGGGACTCCGGAGGCGCGCCGGAGACCGTGCTGGACGAGGTCACCGGACACGTCGTCGACGGGCGGGAGGGGACACAGCTGGTGGAGACGCTGGCCGCCCTGCTGACCGATCCGGTCCGGGCTCGGCGGATGGGTGAGGCGGGCAGGCGATGGGTCAGCGAGCATTGGCGTTGGGACGTGCTGGCGGACCGGCTGTCCGACCTGTTGGACGGTCGTCGGCGGCTGGGCAGGGCCGCGGAACTCCGTCCGCGCCGAGGTGGGCGTGCCCGTGGTCGGTGACGCCCGCGGTTCGGTTCACGCCTCCCGCAACGCCGGGCGACGAGGGTCGTCCACGCGTACCACCACGTCGGCGGACTCGGTCGGCAGCACCTCCCGTTCGTACCGGACGTAGGTCGGCAACGCCCAGTGCGATTCCTCGGGAAGGCGTCTGCGCAGGGCGTCGGGGGACAACCACAGATGCACCGTGAGTTCGGCGGGTAGTCCTCGGCCCAACAACAGTTCACCGTTGAGTACCATGACCCCGCCGTCGGGCAGTCGGGTACGCGGCAGTCGGAAGGCGCGGTCCCGGGTGGTGTCCCACAGTGCGGGCAACACCTCCCCGGTACCCGTCGACTCCAGCGGGCCCAGCACCTCCCGCCGGAGCGCCGAGACGTCGAGCCAGTCCTCGTAACGGACGTCCGGGTCATGCCGGCCGCGTTCGAAACGCAGCGAGGCCGGACGTAGGAAGTCGCCCGCCGACACCCGCATCACCTCGTGTCCGCGTACACGCAGGGGGTCGACGAGTGCGTCGGCCAGTCCCGCGGTGTCCGTCGCCTCGTCCGCGCCGTCGATCAGCACTCTGGTCCATCGCCGGTGGGCGGCGGTCTCGGCGATGCGGTCGGCGAGTTCGGTCACCAGGCGTTCGACTGTGATCGGCCGATACCGTGGGCTGGTCGGCATGGTTCCACGGTAATCGTCGCGTCGTAGAGTGCCGGGTATGGCGCCCGAACCCGTGATCCGCAGGTTGCTCGAACTGGACACCCGGCACGTGTGGCATCCGTACGGCCCGATGCCGGCCACGGTGCCGCCGTTGCTGGTCGAGGAGGCGGCGGGGGTGCGGTTGCGGTTGGCCGACGGCCGGGAGCTGGTGGACGGCATGTCGTCGTGGTGGGCCGCGATCCACGGCTACCGACACCCCGCGCTCGACACGGCGTTGACCGAGCAGATCACCCGGATGAGTCACGTCATGTTCGGTGGGTTGACCCATGAACCCGCCATCACGTTGGCGAGTGCGCTCGTGGACATCACCCCCGCAGGATTGGAGCACGTGTTCCTGTGCGACTCCGGGTCGGTGTCGGTCGAGGTGGCGCTCAAGATGTGCCTGCAGTATTGGCGTTCCGTGGGTCGTCGGGGGAAACGCCGGATGCTCACCTGGCGTGGCGGATACCACGGTGACACCTTCCACCCCATGAGCGTGTGCGACCCCGAAGGCGGGATGCACGCGTTGTGGCGTGGTGTCCTGCCTGAACAGGTGTTCGTTCCGGCTCCACCGTCCGGATTCGACACCCCGGTCGATCCGTCCTATGCGGACACCCTGGTGCGCGCGGTACGGGAGCACGCCGACGAACTGGCCGCCGTCGTGGTGGAGCCGGTGGTGCAGGGAGCCGGGGGCATGCAGTTCCACAACCCCGAGTACCTGCGGGTACTGCGTGAGGTCACCGAGGAATGCGGTGTGCTCCTGGTGTTCGACGAGATCGCCACGGGCTTCGGGCGTACGGGCACGTTGTTCGCCGCCGAACACGCCGGGGTGACACCCGATGTGATGTGTGTGGGCAAGGCGTTGACCGGCGGTTACCTCACGATGGCGGCGACGCTGTGCACCTTCGAGGTCGCCGAGGGCATCTCGCGCGGTGAGGTACCGGTATTGGCGCACGGGCCGACGTTCATGGGCAATCCGCTCGCCTCGGCGGTCGCGAACGCCTCGCTCGGACTGCTCTCCGACGGCACCTGGCGGGAGGAGGTCCGCCGTATCGAACGTCGGCTCCGGGACGGACTCGCGGCCGCGCGGGACGTACCGGGGGTGGTGGACGTGCGGGTGCTCGGCGCCATCGGCGTGGTGCAGCTCGATCACCCGGTGGACATGGCGGTGGCCACCGAGGCGTTGACCTCCCGAGGCGTGTGGCTGCGGCCTTTCCGCGACCTGATCTACACGATGCCGCCGTACGTCACCTCCGATTCGGACATCGACCTCATCACCGACGCGATGGTGGCCACGGCCGGAGTCGCCTGACCGGGTTATCCGGTACGAGGGCGAGGGGGTTCCGCTCGTCGTCTCGGCCGTTGTCCTGGCCGTTGTCGCGGCCGTCGAAGTGAAGGCCGGGTGAAGGCACGGGGTGGCTGCGGTATTAGTGTCGCTGCCGTGACCGTGCTGGTGATATCCGGAACCGGGACCGGCGTTGGCAAGACCGTGGTGACGGCGGCGGTGGCTGCGTTGGCGGCCGACCGCGGTCAACGTGTCGCCGTGTTCAAGCCCGCCCAGACCGGTGTCGCGCCGGACGAACCGGGTGATCTCGCCGAGGTACGTCGCCTCGCCGGTGACGTGACGACCTGCGAACTCCGCCGCTATCCGGACCCGTTGTCACCCGAGGCCGCCGCGCGTCGCAGCGGTCTGCCGGAGGTGACGCCCGCCGACGCGGCGGCAGCGGCGACTCGGCTGCACGACGATCACGACCTCGTGCTCGTGGAGGGCGCGGGTGGTCTACTCGTCCGGTTCGACGCGTCGGGAGGAACGCTCGCCGACGTGGCGTGGGCACTCAACGCCCCTGTGATCGTCGTCGCGGAGGCGGGACTCGGCACGCTCAACGCCACGGCCCTGACCGCCGAGGTGGCGACCCGCAGGGGACTCGACATGCTCGGTGTCGTGATCGGAGCCTGGCCCGCTCATCCCGACCTCGCCGCTCGTTGCAATGCCACCGACTTGCCGAAAGCCGCCGCCGCACCCCTGTTGGGGGTCTTGCCAGCTGGATTGTCTTCGGTGAGCCGGGCACAATTCCTCGACGAGGCACGTCGTGGGTTGTCCCCGTGGTTGGGTGGTGTTTTCGACTCCGACCGTTTCGCCCGCGCCGCGGCTTCGACGCCCTGAAGATAACGCCCTGAGATAACCCGACGTGATACAACTCGCTGTGCCTTCACGGCGGTGTCCGTCAGACTCACAGAACATCCAGCAAGTCCGAAGGAGATGCCGTGACAGCCGCAACCACGGAATCGGGAATTCTCGCCGTCGCGCGTGAGCAGGTACTCCAGAAGGGGATCGGTCTGTCCCAGCAGCAGGTGCTCGAGGTGCTGCGCCTCGGTGACGAACACATCCCCGAACTGCTGTCCCTCGCTCACGAGGTGCGCATGAAATGGTGTGGTCCCGAGGTGGAGGTCGAGGGCATCGTCAGCGTCAAGACCGGCGGTTGTCCGGAGGACTGTCACTTCTGTTCGCAGTCGGGCCGGTTCCCCACACCGGTGCGCTCGGCGTGGCTGGACATCCCCGGTCTGGTGAAGGCCGCCGCCGAGACCGCGGCCACGGGCGCGACGGAGTTCTGCATCGTGGCGGCCGTGCGCGGCCCGGACGCGCGACTGATGTCGCAGATCCGCGACGGCATCAAGGCGATCCGCGACTCCGGCAACGACATCCAGATCGCGTGCTCGCTCGGCATGTTGACGCAGGAACAGGTCGACGAGCTCGTCGACATGGGGGTGCACCGCTACAACCACAACCTGGAGACCGCCCGCTCGCACTTCCCCAACGTCGTCACCACGCACACGTGGGAGGAGCGGTGGGAGACCCTGCAGCGGGTGCGGGCCGCGGGAATGGAGGTGTGTTGCGGCGGCATCATCGGCATCGGGGAGACGCTGGAGCAGCGTGCCGAGTTCGCGGTCCAGCTCGCCGAGCTCGATCCGCACGAGGTGCCGATGAACTTCCTCATCCCTCAGCCCGGTACGCCGTACGAGTCGTACGACGTGGTGGAGGGCAAGGACGCGCTGCGTGTCGTGGCGGCGTTCCGACTGGCCATGCCCAGGACGATGCTGCGCTTCGCGGGAGGTCGGGAACTCACCCTCGGCGACCTGGGAGCCGAACAGGGCATGCTCGGTGGGATCAACGCGATCATCGTCGGGAACTACCTGACCAACCTGGGACGTCCCGCTGCTCAGGACCTGAGCATGTTGGACGACCTGCGGATGCCGATCAAGGCGTTGAGCGACACCCTGTGAATCGCGTGGAAGTACGGAACACCAGCCAGGGACGAGGCCGGATGAGTACCCGGACACGAGACCGGATATGAGCCCGGATATGAGCCCGGATATGAGCACTGTGTACTGCGTTCACTGTGGGCAGGCACTGTCCTCGCGGGAACACGACAAGTGCCGGACCCCCCGCACCGCCTTCGAACCACCGCGGTACTGCTCGGTGTGTGCCCGGCGCATGGTGGTGCAAGTGACGCCGAGTGGGTGGACGGCCCGGTGCAGCAGGCACGGGGAAACCTCCTCCGCCGACGTCTCCCCGACCGGTTAGGCTCGCCACGACAAAGCCGGGGCGGCGCGCGGGGAGGAGTGGAGTGTCCGAGCAGCCAGACGTCGGGTGGGCGCACGGAACACCGGCCGGAGTGGTTCATCGACCTTCCCGCGTGGTCGTCAGAGCGGACCTGCTGCCCGCCTTCAGTGTGGCCTCACTCATCAGCTTGGTGGGGCTTCCGGTGGGGTGGCTTTGGGCCTTGCTCGCACCGCCGCAACGCATGCGGGTGGTCACGCGGGACGGTCGGTTGGTGCCGTTGACGGCGGAGAGCTGGCACCGGTTCGACGGCTTGGCGATATTCCTCCTGCTCGGTTTGGTGACGGGGCTGCTCATCGGTGTGGTGGTGTGGTTGCTGCGGGCCCGCAGGGGACCGGTCATGTTGCTGGGTACCGTGCTGGGCTCGTTGTTGAGCGCATGGCTGGCCATGCGGATGGGGGTGGCGTTCGCCGAGGGGCGCTACCCGGTTCCCGATCCGCTCGAGCTCGGTGAGGTGGTGGAGTTGGCACCCGTGTTGGAGACGGCGTGGGCGCTCGTCGCACAGCCGCTCACCGCCGCGTTCGCCTACGGCACGTTGGCGGCCTGGAACGCTCGGGACGACCTGGGAAGACGGCTGAGCTGACTCGGAAGACGAGCGGGTCCGTCGACGGTCTGTCCCGGGACTCCCGGGTCAGTTGGGGTTCGGTCGAAGCAGTGTCTCGTCCGCCTCGTGTTGCGATGGGGGCACGGCACCCAGTTCGGACACGAAGGCGGCCTCTCTGCGCAACAGGTGGTAGGCCAGCCTGAGCCGGCGCAACGGATGCCGTTCCTCCAGCAGCTCCCGCCGGTCGGACAACGGCAGAAGACAGTCGGAGATCACCTGATAGGCGAGGGTCTCGGAGGGGGTGTCCGGCGGTGGTGACCGCCAACTGTCGGATTCCCACGCCACCGAGCAGTACCGGCGGTGCGCCACCCTGCACGCGTCGGCGAGTCGGGAGGCCGCGTCCTCAGCGCCGTCGGGCACGTGTTCGTCGTCGACCCATTCGACGGTGCCCCGCAGGTACGGAGTGGTCTCGGCGTCGATGTCCACCAGTCGGAACCGTCGATGTCCCGTGACGACGATGTCGAACCGGCCGTCAGGCAGCCGACGTGCCTCCCGGAGCCGGGTGGCGCAGCCGGTGGGGTGGACGTGGGCGAGGTCCTCGACCTCCTGCACCGTGGGGTCGGCGATCGTGACCACGCCGAACAGGCGGTCCGGGACCACCTCGGTGATGAGGTCGAGGGTGAGCTGTCGATAGCGTGGTTCGAAGATGTGCAGGGGAAGGTGCACGCCGGGGAACGCCACGGTGCGAAGCGGGAAGAGGGGCAGCATCGTGGGCGTCGCGGGGTGGCCGCCGGGTCCTTCCGAGTGGGTCACGTCCTCACGTTACGGGTTTGCCGGCGGTGTCGCGCGTTCGAGTGCGGCCACCCGACTTCGGGGCCGGGGGTCGGAACACGGCGAACGGATCGGTCACTCGCATGTCCCGATGCGCGAACCGGTAGAGCGCCGCGGGTCGACCGCCTGAGCGGCCGGGCGGGGCGGTGTTCCCGGTCGGGACGAGGACGTTCCGCCGCGAGAGCACGCGTTGCAGGTTGGTGGCGGAGACCGGGTAGCCCAGCGCGGCCGAGTAGAGCTGGCGTAGGGCGGAGATGGTGAACTCCTCGGGCGCCAGGGCGAACCCGATGTTGGTGTAGCTGAGTTTGGCCCGTAGCCGTTCCCGGGCGTGCAGCACGATGTCCTTGTGGTCGAAGGCGGTGCGGGGCAGGTCGTCGACACTGTGCCAGGCGGTGTCCTCGGGCACGGCCGGGTCGACGTCCGACGGCATGAGCCCGAGGAAGGCGGTGGCCACGACGCGCGGCCCGGGAACTCTGTCGGGCGCGCTGAACACGCCGAGTTGTTCGACGTGCGACAGTTTCTTGACGTCCACCTTCTCCGCGAGCTGACGGCGGATGGAGGTCTCCACGTCCTCGTCTCGCCTCAGCCGACCTCCGGGTAACGACCACCGGCCGATGTGTGGGTCGAGCGCGCGTCGCCACAGCAGAACCCGAAGGGTGGCGGGCTGGTCACCCTGGGCGAGCATGCCGGGCTGTGTGGCGGATCGCACTTGAAGAACCGCGGCCAGAACCTCGTGTGCCAGGGGGCTGTCGCTGTTAATATGGGACCGCACAGTTTTCGATTGTAAGGCGAAAACTACGGAGGGGCAACATGACGGCACACGCGGACGAGCTCACCCCGTACGGCGGCGTTCAGGCGGACGCGGCCTGGGCGGAGGAGGTGCGCAGGCTGGCTCGGCAGCGTGATGCCGTCCTGCTCGCGCACAACTACCAACTGCCGGAGATCCAGGAGGTCGCCGACCACACCGGCGACTCGTTGGCGCTGAGTCGCATCGCGGCGACGAGTGACGCGTCCACGATCGTCTTCTGTGGCGTCCATTTCATGGCGGAGACGGCGAAGATCCTGTCGCCGGACAAGACCGTGTTGATCCCCGACGCCCGAGCGGGTTGCTCGTTGGCCGACTCCATCACGGCCGAGCAGCTGCGGGAGTGGAAGGCGCGGCACCCCAACGCGGTGGTGGTGTCCTATGTGAACACCACGGCCGACGTGAAGGCCGAGACCGACGTCTGCTGCACGTCGTCGAACGCCGTGGACGTCGTGTCGTCGATCCCCGCCGACACCGAGATCCTGTTCTGCCCAGACCAATTCCTCGGCGCCCACGTCAAACGAGTCACGGGCAGGGAGAACCTGCACGTCTGGGCGGGGGAGTGTCATGTGCACGCGGGTATCAACGGTCCCGAGCTGGCGGAGCGGGCCGCGGCCGACCCGGACGCCGACCTGTTCATCCACCCGGAGTGCGGCTGCGCGACCTCGGCGCTCTACCTCGCGGGCGAAGGCACCGTCGCGCCCGAGCGGGTGAAGATTCTGTCCACAGGCGACATGCTCACGGCGGCGCGGAGCACGAAGGCGAAGTCGGTGTTGGTCGCCACGGAGGTGGGGATGCTGCACCAGCTTCGCAAGGCGGCACCCGAGATCGACTTCCGGGCCGTCAACGACCGTGCCTCCTGTCGCTACATGAAGATGATCACTCCGGCCGCCTTGCTGCGGTGTCTGCGCGAAGGGGTCGACGAGGTGCACGTCGACCCGGAGACGGCGGCTCGGGCCCGCGCGTCGGTGCAGCGCATGGTCGAGATCGGCACTCCCGGCGGTGGGGAATGACCCCCTCGGTTTCCGACTATAAGTCGAAAACTGAATGGGAGGCCGAGGCCGATGTCGTGGTGGTCGGCAGTGGTGTCGCCGGGCTGACGGCCGCGCTCCGTGCCGCCGAATTGGGCCTGCGGGTGCTGGTGGTCACGAAGGGGCGGGTCACCGACGGCAACACCCGCTGGGCGCAGGGCGGCGTGGCCGCGGTGCTCGACGACGGCCGCACCGACCACGGTCGCAACGACGTCGGGTCCATCGACTCGATCGACGCCCACGTGGCGGACACCCTCCGCGCCGGGGCCGGATTGTGTGACCCCGACGTGGTCCGCACCGTCGTCGCGTCCGGCGCCGCCGCCGTGAAACGGCTGCGCAGCTGGGGAGCGCGATTCGACATCGACGACGAAGGCAGGCTGGCCCGCACCCGTGAAGGCGGACACAGCGCCTTCCGGGTGATCCACGCGGGTGGTGACGCCACGGGGGCGGAGGTGCAGCGATGCCTCGTCGCCACGGCCCGACGCGAGGGATTGACGGTTCTGGAGCAGCACATCGCCGTGGCCGCGCTGACCACGGAGACGGGCGCGGTGCGTGGAGTGCGGGTGCTGGCCACCGACGTCGAACCGGCCGCGTCGGGCATCGTGCGCGCCGGCGCGGTCGTGTTGGCCACCGGCGGCCACGGACAGCTCTACCAGGCCACCTCCAATCCCGAGCTCGCCACGGGTGACGGGTTGGCGCTGGCCCTGCGCGCGGGGGCCAGCGCGGCCGATCTGGAGTTCGTGCAGTTCCATCCCACGGTGCTCTACACCCCCGGGGCGCGGGGCCGCTGTCCGCTGATCACGGAGGCGGTGCGAGGCGAGGGCGCCGTGTTGGTGGACGCGGCGGGCAAGCCCGTCATGCGCGGGGTGCATCCCCTGGAGGACCTCGCTCCCCGGGACGTGGTGTCGGCCGCGATCGCGCGCAGGCTCGCCTCGGCCCCCGGTGGCGTCGCCGATCATGTGTTCCTCGACGCCACGGGGATACCGGACTTCGCGCGCCGATTCCCCACGGTGCTGGCCACGTGCGTCGCCGCGGGGGTGGACCCGCGACGGGAGCCGATCCCCGTCGCGCCCGCCGCGCATTTCGCGTGCGGTGGGGTGGTCACCGACACGCACGGGCGCACGGACGTGACCGGTCTCTACGCGGTCGGGGAGGTGGCGCGCACAGGACTGCACGGTGCCAACCGACTGGCCTCGAACAGCCTCCTCGAAGGGCTCGTACTCGGTCGACGTGCGGCCGAGGCCGTGGCGGCGGACCTGGCGAGCGGTGAGTCGGCCGCCGCCGTGGCCGAGTGCGACCCGTCTGTCCCGATCGCACCGGTGGCGGAGCGCTCGTCGTTGCAACGTCTGCTGAGCCGGTACGCGGGGATCGGTCGGGACGCCGAGGGCTTGGCCGTGGCCGGCTCCGCGCTGGACGTCTCCACGACCGACGTTCCGTTGTGGACTTCGAGGGCGGTGGAGGACGCGG
It encodes the following:
- a CDS encoding C40 family peptidase, coding for MRSHPVKRVVSGALAAFAVMATVTFTQAPAAATPTLPAPQQPQSSSDALEKYREIARKAEKLNEDYLKAQEDLEAKKAELAKFNKALKKAKAAEAKARADEEEFRKEVDRFAGVSFTSGAQLNKMSALLAGDSPQEFLDRSSAIDLLATDKNRALKALKDAVTRAEESRSEAAEAQQKAKEAKDKAAKIAADLRVRKEKLEEKKAELAAQAGLLSEADKAEQQDTGPDVGPITAPGPAAQVAIDAAMSRRGKPYVYGATGPDSFDCSGLTQWAYAQAGISIPRTSSAQSQFGTPVPRSQLQPGDLVFFYSPVSHVGIYIGNNMMVHAPSSGDVVKVASLDGQQYNSARRVA
- a CDS encoding glycosyltransferase family 4 protein: MPRTLLVTNDFPPRPGGIQSYLHSLATRLPAEDLVVYAPSWERGSGSHSKFDAEQPFEVVRHPTSLMLPTADVLRRARQLVRSRRCETVWFGAAAPLALLAEPLRRAGASRVVASTHGHEVGWSMLPAARQALRRIGNTVDVVTFVSHYTRRRFASAFGPLAGLEHLPSGVDTTVFRPDDAARAELRARYGLGDRPTVVCVSRLVPRKGQDMLVRVLPELRRRVPEAALLLVGGGPYRGVLTSLAEQCGVAEHVIFTGSVPWEELPAHYAVGDVFAMPARTRGKGLDVEGLGIVYLEASATGLPVVAGDSGGAPETVLDEVTGHVVDGREGTQLVETLAALLTDPVRARRMGEAGRRWVSEHWRWDVLADRLSDLLDGRRRLGRAAELRPRRGGRARGR
- a CDS encoding uridine kinase yields the protein MPTSPRYRPITVERLVTELADRIAETAAHRRWTRVLIDGADEATDTAGLADALVDPLRVRGHEVMRVSAGDFLRPASLRFERGRHDPDVRYEDWLDVSALRREVLGPLESTGTGEVLPALWDTTRDRAFRLPRTRLPDGGVMVLNGELLLGRGLPAELTVHLWLSPDALRRRLPEESHWALPTYVRYEREVLPTESADVVVRVDDPRRPALREA
- a CDS encoding adenosylmethionine--8-amino-7-oxononanoate transaminase — translated: MAPEPVIRRLLELDTRHVWHPYGPMPATVPPLLVEEAAGVRLRLADGRELVDGMSSWWAAIHGYRHPALDTALTEQITRMSHVMFGGLTHEPAITLASALVDITPAGLEHVFLCDSGSVSVEVALKMCLQYWRSVGRRGKRRMLTWRGGYHGDTFHPMSVCDPEGGMHALWRGVLPEQVFVPAPPSGFDTPVDPSYADTLVRAVREHADELAAVVVEPVVQGAGGMQFHNPEYLRVLREVTEECGVLLVFDEIATGFGRTGTLFAAEHAGVTPDVMCVGKALTGGYLTMAATLCTFEVAEGISRGEVPVLAHGPTFMGNPLASAVANASLGLLSDGTWREEVRRIERRLRDGLAAARDVPGVVDVRVLGAIGVVQLDHPVDMAVATEALTSRGVWLRPFRDLIYTMPPYVTSDSDIDLITDAMVATAGVA
- the bioD gene encoding dethiobiotin synthase, with the translated sequence MTVLVISGTGTGVGKTVVTAAVAALAADRGQRVAVFKPAQTGVAPDEPGDLAEVRRLAGDVTTCELRRYPDPLSPEAAARRSGLPEVTPADAAAAATRLHDDHDLVLVEGAGGLLVRFDASGGTLADVAWALNAPVIVVAEAGLGTLNATALTAEVATRRGLDMLGVVIGAWPAHPDLAARCNATDLPKAAAAPLLGVLPAGLSSVSRAQFLDEARRGLSPWLGGVFDSDRFARAAASTP
- the bioB gene encoding biotin synthase BioB produces the protein MTAATTESGILAVAREQVLQKGIGLSQQQVLEVLRLGDEHIPELLSLAHEVRMKWCGPEVEVEGIVSVKTGGCPEDCHFCSQSGRFPTPVRSAWLDIPGLVKAAAETAATGATEFCIVAAVRGPDARLMSQIRDGIKAIRDSGNDIQIACSLGMLTQEQVDELVDMGVHRYNHNLETARSHFPNVVTTHTWEERWETLQRVRAAGMEVCCGGIIGIGETLEQRAEFAVQLAELDPHEVPMNFLIPQPGTPYESYDVVEGKDALRVVAAFRLAMPRTMLRFAGGRELTLGDLGAEQGMLGGINAIIVGNYLTNLGRPAAQDLSMLDDLRMPIKALSDTL
- a CDS encoding DUF2567 domain-containing protein, translating into MVVRADLLPAFSVASLISLVGLPVGWLWALLAPPQRMRVVTRDGRLVPLTAESWHRFDGLAIFLLLGLVTGLLIGVVVWLLRARRGPVMLLGTVLGSLLSAWLAMRMGVAFAEGRYPVPDPLELGEVVELAPVLETAWALVAQPLTAAFAYGTLAAWNARDDLGRRLS
- a CDS encoding LON peptidase substrate-binding domain-containing protein; amino-acid sequence: MTHSEGPGGHPATPTMLPLFPLRTVAFPGVHLPLHIFEPRYRQLTLDLITEVVPDRLFGVVTIADPTVQEVEDLAHVHPTGCATRLREARRLPDGRFDIVVTGHRRFRLVDIDAETTPYLRGTVEWVDDEHVPDGAEDAASRLADACRVAHRRYCSVAWESDSWRSPPPDTPSETLAYQVISDCLLPLSDRRELLEERHPLRRLRLAYHLLRREAAFVSELGAVPPSQHEADETLLRPNPN
- a CDS encoding NUDIX hydrolase produces the protein MLAQGDQPATLRVLLWRRALDPHIGRWSLPGGRLRRDEDVETSIRRQLAEKVDVKKLSHVEQLGVFSAPDRVPGPRVVATAFLGLMPSDVDPAVPEDTAWHSVDDLPRTAFDHKDIVLHARERLRAKLSYTNIGFALAPEEFTISALRQLYSAALGYPVSATNLQRVLSRRNVLVPTGNTAPPGRSGGRPAALYRFAHRDMRVTDPFAVFRPPAPKSGGRTRTRDTAGKPVT
- the nadA gene encoding quinolinate synthase NadA, whose translation is MTAHADELTPYGGVQADAAWAEEVRRLARQRDAVLLAHNYQLPEIQEVADHTGDSLALSRIAATSDASTIVFCGVHFMAETAKILSPDKTVLIPDARAGCSLADSITAEQLREWKARHPNAVVVSYVNTTADVKAETDVCCTSSNAVDVVSSIPADTEILFCPDQFLGAHVKRVTGRENLHVWAGECHVHAGINGPELAERAAADPDADLFIHPECGCATSALYLAGEGTVAPERVKILSTGDMLTAARSTKAKSVLVATEVGMLHQLRKAAPEIDFRAVNDRASCRYMKMITPAALLRCLREGVDEVHVDPETAARARASVQRMVEIGTPGGGE
- a CDS encoding L-aspartate oxidase, translated to MTPSVSDYKSKTEWEAEADVVVVGSGVAGLTAALRAAELGLRVLVVTKGRVTDGNTRWAQGGVAAVLDDGRTDHGRNDVGSIDSIDAHVADTLRAGAGLCDPDVVRTVVASGAAAVKRLRSWGARFDIDDEGRLARTREGGHSAFRVIHAGGDATGAEVQRCLVATARREGLTVLEQHIAVAALTTETGAVRGVRVLATDVEPAASGIVRAGAVVLATGGHGQLYQATSNPELATGDGLALALRAGASAADLEFVQFHPTVLYTPGARGRCPLITEAVRGEGAVLVDAAGKPVMRGVHPLEDLAPRDVVSAAIARRLASAPGGVADHVFLDATGIPDFARRFPTVLATCVAAGVDPRREPIPVAPAAHFACGGVVTDTHGRTDVTGLYAVGEVARTGLHGANRLASNSLLEGLVLGRRAAEAVAADLASGESAAAVAECDPSVPIAPVAERSSLQRLLSRYAGIGRDAEGLAVAGSALDVSTTDVPLWTSRAVEDAALTLVARALLVAAAARTESRGCHVRTDHPDRDDRGWRRSQTIRLNPSGQPVLADPILEDVA